In Thunnus thynnus chromosome 20, fThuThy2.1, whole genome shotgun sequence, a single window of DNA contains:
- the LOC137171921 gene encoding mast cell protease 1A-like, translating to MMHSLHTFQFFLLLACLGRNTLGSEIINGKKVPENSMLYMASVQNDGYHVCGGFLIHEEFVVTAAHCDDWNPTSVVLGTHDLNNVDNTMRYRVKRCKHPSYSNIESGNDIMLLKLSEKARLGNRVQPIQLPKTEMKMKDKEKCHVAGWGQTGTGKSVAVHLQVVDVPIINLNDCKKIWAPFKLPDNVICAGGDDTKKGFCQGDSGGPLVCGKVAVGVVSFNNDKNCKYPDVPNVYTDISKYLDWIKEILKKKNC from the exons ATGATGCATAGTCTGcatacatttcagttttttcttctcctgGCATGTCTAGGACGAAACA CACTGGGGAGTGAAATCATAAATGGGAAAAAGGTCCCGGAGAACTCAATGCTGTATATGGCCTCCGTACAGAACGACGGATATCATGTATGTGGAGGATTCCTTATCCATGAGGAATTTGTAGTCACTGCAGCGCACTGTGATGACTG GAATCCTACAAGTGTTGTTCTTGGCACCCACGATCTCAATAACGTTGATAACACGATGAGATACAGAGTAAAGAGATGCAAACATCCATCTTACAGTAATATTGAATCTGGTAATGACATCATGCTCCTCAAA CTGTCTGAGAAAGCTCGACTGGGCAACAGAGTACAACCAATTCAGCTGCCAAAGActgagatgaaaatgaaagataaagaaaagtgTCATGTAGCTGGATGGGGTCAAACAGGAACTGGTAAAAGTGTCGCTGTGCATCTGCAAGTGGTGGATGTGCCTATCATTAACCTGAATGACTGTAAGAAGATATGGGCTCCATTTAAGCTTCCTGACAATGTTATTTGTGCAGGTGGAGATGACACAAAGAAAGGATTCTGTCAG GGTGATTCTGGTGGCCCTCTGGTGTGTGGTAAGGTGGCAGTAGGTGTTGTGTCTTTCAACAACGACAAGAACTGTAAATACCCAGATGTACCCAACGTCTATACAGACATATCCAAATATCTTGACTGGATCAAAGAAATTCTCAAGAAAAAGAACTGTTAA